The Vicia villosa cultivar HV-30 ecotype Madison, WI linkage group LG1, Vvil1.0, whole genome shotgun sequence genome includes a region encoding these proteins:
- the LOC131602142 gene encoding uncharacterized protein LOC131602142, with product MSSADTFNVGSVQSVKEPVPGASVEPKPEVTEVKAQVDAMWEQMNKGVSNKVISGFMSKPKSTSKSNPKKRSSNWMSYLGLAPRATESVVQGASQSEPGVMQNSASDEAKKVAAAALAAVKVDAAASASSRGKLVITEVRDFAGQEVEYKKLVDSDSKEAIERAKAPAPSAVDAVLEQIKKKSKLSVLDKTKKDWGEFKEENKGLENELDVYKKSSNQYLDKVSFLQRTDYREYERERDARLALQSRKRPDMQDD from the exons ATGAGTTCCGCCG ATACATTCAACGTGGGTTCTGTACAATCAGTCAAAGAACCTGTTCCTGGGGCAAGCGTGGAACCGAAACCGGAAGTTACCG AAGTAAAAGCTCAAGTTGATGCTATGTGGGAACAAATGAATAAAGGAGTATCGAATAAAGTTATTAGCGGTTTTATGAGCAAGCCTAAATCTACCTCAAAAAGCAATCCAAAGAAGAGATCTTCT AACTGGATGTCTTATTTGGGGTTGGCACCAAGGGCTACTGAATCTGTTGTGCAAGGTGCTTCGCAGAGTGAACCTGGTGTGATGCAAAACAGTGCAAGTGATGAAGCCAAGAAGGTTGCTGCTGCTGCTCTTGCTGCGGTAAAAGTTGATGCTGCCGCTTCTGCGTCAAGCAGGGGGAAACTTGTG ATTACTGAGGTTCGAGACTTTGCTGGTCAAGAAGTTGAATATAAAAAGCTCGTAGATTCAGATTCAAAGGAGGCAATTGAAAGAGCCAAAGCCCCTGCACCTTCTGCTGTGGATGCCGTCCTTGAACAGATCAAGAAGAAATCAAAGCTCAGTGTACTTGATAAGACCAAGAAAGACTGGGGAGAATTTAAGGAAGAAAATAAGGGACTGGAAAATGAGCTTGATGTTTACAAGAAGAGTTCAAACCAGTATTTGGACAAGGTATCCTTCTTGCAGCGAACAGATTACCGTGAATATGAGCGCGAGAGAGATGCACGACTGGCTTTGCAATCCAGGAAGCGACCAGATATGCAAGATGATTGA